TTTCAAGGGTGGCTGCGATTTCCGTGGGGTGATGGCCGTAGTCGTCAACGACCAGCACTCCGTTCCGCTCGCCCTTGTGCTCAAACCGGCGCCCCACTCCGGCAAACGCGCCCAGACCGTGGATGATGTCCTTTTTGGGTACCCCGGCTTCCATGGCCACGCCGATGGCGGCCAGGGCGTTCAGGACATTGTGCCGGCCAGGATGGGTCAGGGACACCTCGCCCCAGAATTCGCCCTGCCGATAGACGTTGAATCTCGACCCCGCCTCGCAGCTGATGATCTCAGCGCGCAAATCGTTTTCTTCCCCGAATCCGTAAGTCATGACCGGACGACGGACCCGGGACAGGATCGATTGCACGCCCTTGTCATCGCCGCAGACCACGTTCAGGCCATAAAATGGCACGCTGTTCATGAAGTCGACAAAGCTGTCCCGGATTTCGTCCAGGTCCTTGTAATAATCGAGATGGTCGGCATCGACGTTGGTGACGATGGATATTCTCGGCAAAAGGCACAGAAACGATCCGTCCGACTCGTCGGCTTCGGCGATGAGATAGCGGCCCTGGCCAAGCATGGCGTTGGAACCGTACGCGTTGAGACGCCCACCGATGATGACCGTGGGATCAAGATGGGCCTCCATGAAAATCGTGGCCAAAAGCGAGGTGGTCGTGGTTTTTCCGTGGGTACCGGCCACGGCCACGCCAACTTTCAGGCGCATCAGCTCGGCCAGCATTTCCGCGCGCGGGATGATCGGCACGCCGTGGGCCCGGGCTTCCTCCAACTCAGGATTGTCCTCGCTCACGGCCGTCGAGCGGACCACGACCTGCGCGCCCTGCACGTTTTTCCTCTCGTGTCCGGCATGGACCGTGGCTCCGAGAGTTTCCAAACGCAGCGCGACCGGCCCCTTGACCAGATCCGAACCCGACACTTCATAGCCGAGGGTCAAGAGCACTTCGGCGATGCCGCTCATGCCCGCGCCGCCAATGCCGACCATGTGTATTTTTTTGATCTTCGACTTCATGTTCACCGTTTGTCACGCCGCGCTTTACTCGACGCCAAATCCTGCAATTGCGCCACCACCCGGTCTCCGGCGTCGGGGATACCCGCTTCACGGGCGGCCCGGGCCATTCTGGCCAGATTTTCCGGCATTTGAAAAAGATCACCCACCACCGAGGACAAATTCAATTCTTCCAATTGACGCTGCTGAATGACCAGCGCCGCCCCGACCTTTTCCAAAGAGCGGGCGTTCTTGAGCTGGTGATCGTGGGTCGCATAGGGAAAAGGAACCAGGATGCTCGGCTTTCCCGCGACGGTCAGTTCGGCGATGGTCGTGGCCCCGGCTCGGCAAATGACCAGATCGGCGAAGCGGTAGGCCTCGTGCATGTCGCTGATGAACGGCTCCACGCGCGCCGCAGGATATTTTTCGGCGTAAACGTCGCGAATGGCCTCAAATTCGTCCTTTCCCGTCTGATGCCAGATGCCAAGGCCCAGCTCTTTGAGCCGATCCAGTTCACGCACCACGAAACCATTCAGGGCCGAAGCGCCCTGGCTGCCTCCCACAATCAAAATATTGCGTCCCAGCATGCGCCGTTCGTCGCGCAAAGAGCGAATCTCAGCCCGAACGGGGTTGCCGGTGACCACGGCGTTGTCGCCGCCGAAGGCTGCGGCTTCCATGTCAGCAAAGCTGACCAGGACGCGGTCGACGCGACGCGCCAGAATCCGGTTGGTCACCCCGGGTACGCTGTTCTGCTCATGAATGGCCGAGGGGATGCCCATGAGGCTCGCCGCCAGGGGGCAGGAAAATCCCGCGTATCCGCCCAGCCCCAGCACCACGTCGGGCTTGAACTCACGCAGCAGCCGCCAGGACTTATAGAGACTGCGCCCCAGCCACACGGCCGTGGCCGCGTTTTTGATGCCGCGCCCCAGAACGCCCTGGGCAGGCAAGGCCGCAAAAGGCAATCCAGCCGCCCGCGCCCATTCGCCTTCGGGTCCGCGCTCTGAGCCCACGAACAGAATCTCGCAGCCTGGCACTGCGGCGCGAACGGACTCCGCCACGGCCAGCGCCGGGAAAATGTGGCCTCCGGTGCCGCCTGTGGTCAGGATCAAACGTTTCATGCCTTGACCTTCCGGGACAGGT
This DNA window, taken from Desulfomicrobium sp. ZS1, encodes the following:
- the murC gene encoding UDP-N-acetylmuramate--L-alanine ligase: MKSKIKKIHMVGIGGAGMSGIAEVLLTLGYEVSGSDLVKGPVALRLETLGATVHAGHERKNVQGAQVVVRSTAVSEDNPELEEARAHGVPIIPRAEMLAELMRLKVGVAVAGTHGKTTTTSLLATIFMEAHLDPTVIIGGRLNAYGSNAMLGQGRYLIAEADESDGSFLCLLPRISIVTNVDADHLDYYKDLDEIRDSFVDFMNSVPFYGLNVVCGDDKGVQSILSRVRRPVMTYGFGEENDLRAEIISCEAGSRFNVYRQGEFWGEVSLTHPGRHNVLNALAAIGVAMEAGVPKKDIIHGLGAFAGVGRRFEHKGERNGVLVVDDYGHHPTEIAATLETARLCYPHKRLVVAFQPHRFTRTQALFGDFSKVFAGVDQLLLTEIYPASESPIPGVSGQSLAQAIRQVTSTPVRFFEDFGSMQAALGEILQEGDLFLTLGAGSIWTVGQGYLDEEVKNP
- the murG gene encoding undecaprenyldiphospho-muramoylpentapeptide beta-N-acetylglucosaminyltransferase, encoding MKRLILTTGGTGGHIFPALAVAESVRAAVPGCEILFVGSERGPEGEWARAAGLPFAALPAQGVLGRGIKNAATAVWLGRSLYKSWRLLREFKPDVVLGLGGYAGFSCPLAASLMGIPSAIHEQNSVPGVTNRILARRVDRVLVSFADMEAAAFGGDNAVVTGNPVRAEIRSLRDERRMLGRNILIVGGSQGASALNGFVVRELDRLKELGLGIWHQTGKDEFEAIRDVYAEKYPAARVEPFISDMHEAYRFADLVICRAGATTIAELTVAGKPSILVPFPYATHDHQLKNARSLEKVGAALVIQQRQLEELNLSSVVGDLFQMPENLARMARAAREAGIPDAGDRVVAQLQDLASSKARRDKR